The following DNA comes from Teredinibacter haidensis.
GTCGCACAAATTCTGAATATTCTGGAAAACTTCCCGCTTAAGCAGCTCACAGAAATTGATCGCTACCATACGACAATTGAGGCTATGAAGCTTGCCTTTGCGGATCGTGCCCAATGGCTAGGGGATGCCGATTTTGCTAATGTTCCGAAAGGCCTTATCGAGAAAAGTTACGCAAAAGCCTTAGCGAACAAAATAGATGCTGCCAAAGCAACCCAGGTGAAGGGCCACAGTACGCCACCAAAATCGACAACGGATATCTTCAATCGTCACACCACTCATATTGCCGTGGCTGATCGCGAAGGGAATTGGGTGGCTATAACCACCACATTAAATACCAGTTACGGTAGTAAGGTGACTATCCCGGGAACTGGAGTGTTAATGAATAACCAGATGGATGATTTCGCTACGAAAGAGGGGGTTCCGAACGCCTTCGGTTTGATCGGTTATAGTGCGAATAAGGTTGAAGCACGCAAAAGACCGCTTTCCAGCATGAGCCCGACCCTTGTGTTAAAAAAGGGTAAGCCCGTTTTAACTACCGGTGCTGCGGGTGGCCCGACAATTATTACCCAGGTAGTGCAAATACTGGTAAACCGCTTGGCTCTTGACAACTCCTTACTGAAGTCGATGGAGGTCCCGCGAGTGCACCAACAATGGCAGCCTGAAAGGACGTTGATCGATCCAAGTGTTGACGAGAGTCTGCGAAAAGGCCTGGACGCGCGAGGGCATCAATTGGCAGACTGGCCAGGGTTTGGAACAGCGCAAAGTATTGCCCTGGAAAATGGTCGATTTGTAGCGGTTTCTGAACCGCGTTTAAAGGACAGGATGTCGGAATAAAATTATAGATTAGGCCCGTTCTGGGGGAAGGGCCCTTGCACTTTACAGTGATTGTTCTACGGGAAGATTTTTCTTTAAAAAAACATCCATTGCTTTGAATGCAGCAATGCGATTTGTCTCATTGGAAAGGTAGTGATCTTCGTTGGGTTGCTCAATAAAGGCAACATTTTTACCTGCTTTTTCGAGAGTATCTCGCATTTGGTGGCTGTGCTTGATGTCTACTTGTCGGTCAAGTTCGCCATGAATTAAAAGAGCTGGGTCGTTAATTTCGGTTGCACGGTACGCTGGAGAAATTGCTTTTAGCTCCTGTAAGTCGTTGCCGATCATTTCTTCTACGATATTGTAACTGCGCCAAAATGCTCGGTTGTCTATCACTAGATCGCGGACGTTGCTTACACCGTTAATACTAATAGCGCACTTGTAACGATCGGGTGTTTTTGTTACGCCCATAAGTGCTGCGTATCCACCGTAGCTGGCGCCGACTATACAAACCTTATCGGGATCGGTAATGCCTATTTCAATCAATGCTAACGCACCATCTTCAATGTCATCCTGCATTTCTTTTCCCCACTTTTTTAGGCCAGAATTTCGGAACTCAAAGCCCTGGCCAGTACTTCCGCGGAAGTTCATTTGCAGTACGGCATAACCCCGACTGGCATAAAACTGCGCCCAGTAATCGAAAGCTCTAGAATCCCTTGCCATAGGGCCTCCGTGGGGAAACATTAATGTAGGCAAATTTTTCTTTGGGCCGGTTTTTGGCGTGGTCAGATAGGCCTCTATTAACAATCCATCTCGTGCTTCGTATTTAATTCTTGTTACGGGGGATAGAATGTTTGGTGTAAGCTTTTTATACTTGTATGCGATAGGGGTAAGTTGGGTAGGATTTCTCTAGCCTATATAATATGTCCCAGAATCTGTATGTCCAGTGGAGTGCACCAAAAACTTTTTTTCGCCTTTTGTTATAGCGTAGATAAAGTTGCGAGTTGTTGGAGGTGTGTTATCTATTTTTTTGAAGTATTTTATATTCGGGTGCGAAGTATTGTGTGCCTCTTCATCGGTGCTTCCTATGCCAATGGCTTCGCCAGTTTTAGGTGGATAGATAATGCTACCGAAGACATCGTATTTTTTATCGGCGTAGACAAGCTCTCGTTTTAGCTTACTATCCTGCATCCTGCATCCTGCATCCTGCATCCTGCATCCTGCATCTTTCCACCAGGCGGAGCCAATAAGTAGTGTTTGGCGTTATTACTGAATAGAACGATTTTTTTTCGCCTGTATTTAGATTAATTACTTGAATTCCGGTTCCTTTGGTTTGTCCGACATCTATACGTATTAGTGAGGAAAGTTTTAAACCGGAAGGTGACAGGGACACATTTCGAACATCTGGTAAATTGGCAAAATATTCCAGTGGTAGAACTTCGGCAGTACCGGGGTATGAAAATATGGATAAAAACGCTATAACAGCGATGCGAAGTGGGCTCAGCATAAGGCACCCTGGAATTATTGTTTGATTTATTATCGTTAGGGGAAACAGGATATTTGATGGTGTCAGCGGGTAAGCCGGATAGACAGCTGTA
Coding sequences within:
- a CDS encoding alpha/beta hydrolase family protein — encoded protein: MLIEAYLTTPKTGPKKNLPTLMFPHGGPMARDSRAFDYWAQFYASRGYAVLQMNFRGSTGQGFEFRNSGLKKWGKEMQDDIEDGALALIEIGITDPDKVCIVGASYGGYAALMGVTKTPDRYKCAISINGVSNVRDLVIDNRAFWRSYNIVEEMIGNDLQELKAISPAYRATEINDPALLIHGELDRQVDIKHSHQMRDTLEKAGKNVAFIEQPNEDHYLSNETNRIAAFKAMDVFLKKNLPVEQSL